AATTTCTGAAGAAAATCGTGCGGCCATTGCTAAAGCTCAAGAACAAGGTGTTCATGTGGTATTAAGCACGGGGCGATCTCTTTTAACATGCCGTGAATACGCGCAGTCTCTTCAGCTGTCTTCTTACCTTATTACAGTAAACGGAAGTGAAATTTGGGATGAATCTGGACAGCTTGTAGAACGAAAGTTAATTGATGCTTCACACATTGAGAAAATGTGGAATCTAACGCAAGAGCATAAGCTTAACTTCTGGGCTGTGACGACGGATAAAGTATGGAGAGATGAATTTCCAGAAGATATTGCTTCACAGGAATGGCTGAAGTTTGGCTACGATATTCCAGATGATGCTTTACGAGAAGAAGTGCTGAAACAAATAGCAGGCATTTCAGATTTTGAAATCAGCAATTCTAGTTTAACGAATCTAGAAATTAATGCACTTGGTATTAACAAAGCAAAAGGGATCATGACTGTATGTGAACGTTTGGGCATTTCAATGGATGAAGTCATTGCAATGGGAGACAGCTTAAATGATATGGCTATGATTGAAGCGGCAGGTTGTGGAATCGCCATGGGAAATGCTCAGGAAGCTGTAAAAGAAGCAGCGGACTGGGTGACAGATACAAATGTCAATAACGGAGTAGCGAAGGCTATCAGCCACTGGGTACTGAAATAACAGCAGCTCTACACAGCAGGCGTCACTGTTGCACCACTTAACTACTTTCCGCATAAACTGATACTGGATGCCTCCCTTAGAGTTCGTCTTATACGTATATATAAGGAGAAGCCATCTAGTTAAGGAGTGGGGAGTATGAGCGATTTATCATTAGACAAGCTGTTAAAAAAAGCAGAAAATAAGCTGCAGAATGTACATGAAATAGTGCAAGAAAAAGCGTACGAACTCATTAGGCAAGCATATAAAGAAAGTATATTTATTGTGATCACTGAAGGATTTAGATCGATAGAGCAGCAGCGCAAACTATATTCACAAGGCCGAACAACACCAGGAAGTATCGTGACTAATGCCAAAGGCGGCTATTCTTATCATAATTATGGACTAGCTATTGATATTGCGCTGCTTGATAACAACGGAGAAGTTGACTGGACCATTGATCGAAGATGGAACAAAGCGGGAGAGGTAGGAAAAAGGATCGGGTTGGAATGGGGAGGAGATTGGAAAAGCTTAAAAGATTATCCTCATTTTCAATATACATTCGGTTTATCTTTGTCGGAGCTTCGAAGTGGAAAAAAACCTGAGAAACAGACGGAAAAGGTTTCAAGAGTGCTAATTGAATACGGAGATCGAGGAAATCAAGTACAGTTAATTCAACGTATGCTTATTCACTTAGGCTATTCTCTTTTTGGAGGAGCAGACGGTATATTCGGGTCTTCCACTCTCAAAGCGGTAAAAGCTTTTCAACAAGCACTTTATTTGCAGGTAGATGGAATAGTTGGACCGAAGACACTCGAAAAACTCTATGGAAATTTTAATAAAACTATGTTCTAAATAACCATAAAAATATGAGAACGAGAAAAGGAAGAAAAGAGATGGATGGAAATCGTCTCCTTTCTTCCTTTTCTGTAGTTATGGTAGAAAAACTGAAATTTATAAAGAAATAAAAAGGATTTTCTAAGCGTAAGAAACGTTCACGTGATCTAACTGGATAACATTGCTCAACAACACGATATCTTTATATATTTCACTTTTTACAGAGGCGTTTGAACAGTTTTGATAGTCTTTCAACAAGCGGCCAAGTTCTTTAATAAATAACAACGTCTCTTGTTCATTAATCATAGTCAAAACTCCTTGTTTAGAAATGAATCCAGGTCATTATATAGGAATTCTATCATATCTATACGCACCTGTTGACAAAAAAAGTTCGTCAATTTTTTTGTGAGAAGAAGAAATTTAGGGATATGTGGAATGCGTTCGACTCTCTCATTTTATACATATGCAGCTTGTCTAAAAATATGAGAGTAGTTATAGTAATATTTACTCCTAATTATGCAACTTAAAACCTATTTTAGAGGTTATCCGTAAATTCCCTCTATTGTAGAGTGATGGAACAAAAAAAGAATGCCTCCTTTTGTATCTTTAGTATGATAACGTTTTGAAGGAATAAGGCATATTTTTGAGTTTTAAGATGGATTTGTATTAGATCTTTTGACACGCTCTTTTTGTAGGGGGAGGCATATTTACTTTCTATTAAAGAAAATTGTAAAGCTCCAACGAGTTTCTAAATCAGAAACTCGTTGGAGCTTAATTTTTTGGATAAGGGATGTGCAAAAGTTCTGGGACGGTCACAAAATGATATCCTTCTTGTTTAAGTCTAGGAATGATGGTGTCCAGCGACTTTGGGGTGTTGGAAAGATCCATGGTCCAATGGCCGCCGTCGTGCATCAAAACAATTGTTCCAGCGTGCATGTTCTTAAATACATTCTTGGTGATTTCCGCTTCTGGGATTTGCTTCCAGTCTAATGAATCAGAAGACCAGTTAATCGCATAGACATTTTCATTTGGCAGCTCGCTGATCATTTCTTGCGTTAAATTTCCATAGGGAGGACGAAACAGCTGTGTTTCAAACCCGGTAATGTTTTTAATAATAGCCTGAGTTTTGGCAATTTCCCAGTGAAACTTTTCAGTCGATTCTTTTAGTAAGTTGGGGTGCCAATAGGTATGAATCCCAACAGCATGACCTTCAGCTACCATTCTCTTCACCAGCTCAGGATGTTCGTGAGCTTTTGCCCCAATAAGAAAAAAGGTTGCTTTAATACCATGCTTTTTCAATTGATCCAATACATGTGGAGTAAAGCGCGGATCCGGTCCATCATCAAATGTTAGGGCGGTTTGCTTTAGGTGGTTATTACCTTGATAAAGCAAACGGTCACGCACAGCTATATTTTTTACTTGTTCCGCTTTACATAGTGCAGGAAGGGCTCCATTAAATAAGAAGCACAGTGTGAGAAGCAGTATACTAATTCTTCGTATCATGTACATGCACGCTCCTTTCTAGGACAAAGTATAACGTTATGATACCCGATTAAAAAATTTGTATGAAGCTGAATTGCCCTTTTGTTCCAAAACGTATGATATGCATGAAACAGCGCACTATAATAAACAGTTACTATTAGGTCAAGAAAGGAAAAAACAGATGAAAAAAATACTGATCGCTGTAGCATTAATCTTTTCGCTAAGTTTATCTCCTTTAGCTGAATATATTTCCTATCACGATGACTATAACGCAAGTGCAAGGTCGTATCGTTCGGGAAAGCGTTCGTTTAATAGACAGCCAAGCGTTAGACAAAATGAGCCGAGATCTAATTTTTCAAACCGCAGAAATGGAACGGTAAATCGAGGTGTTACTCGTTCAAACCGGGGGGGATTCGCCCGTGGACTTCTGTATGGAGGGCTAGCAGGACTTTTATTTGGAGGTTTGCTTGGTCATATGGGGGCACTGGGCGGGATTTTTGGGTTATTAATTAACATTTTGGCTATTGTGCTTGTCATTAATTTAATTCTGCGCTTTTTTCGCTCTTCTCGCCGCGACAACAATTGGAGATAGGCGGTAATTGCTGTCATAAACTGATAAGAAAGCTCCATATAAATAAGAAAACGCTTTCTATAGTTAATCGAAAGGATGAAACGTATGTCAGCAAACAGACAGCGCAGCAAGTACTTGGCGTTTTGCACAGAATGCGGTCTCCCAAACAGGTTAACATTGTTTCTTTTAAGACAGTACGTTGCGACAGACGAATATAGCGGATTTTATTGTGGGAATTGCGGAATTCGAAACGAATTTCCAGATTCGGTCATTGAATATATTAAAGAACTTTAAAGAGGCTGAGACAAACGTATATTAGTTGAAGAATCCGAGCGGTGAATCGTTCGGATTTTTTCATGGATAGGCTGAACGTAGACCTTATGTATGTAGCTGATTCTAGCGGTTGGTTGAAGGACAAGGTGTAGAAAAGCTAAATAGATAAGAACTCGCCGAAGGAGCGCAAACGGCGAGGAAGCTCAACATCATCCTATAAAAAGTAAGGTATTGCACCGAAATCAACAGCAGTGTCATAGGCGATTCATACTCGATTTTTTATCCCGTTCGTTTCTTCTGGGATTGGATTGATCTCGTGATGTCTCAATCTCTTTTCTTTATTTGATAAAACTATGTTCTAAATACAAATTACAAGACATGGCCGCTTACAAAGAAGAAGTGATGCCTGAATGCTTCACCTTATTCAGGGCGATTAAAAAACTCCCGTTTTAAACTTACTAGGTAGGGGAGTACAAAGGGTTTACGAGAAGAACATATATGAATTTAGTGGCGATAGATTTAACGAACATGTTAATTGCAGAAAATCAATTGAACCATACTTTAAACGGACG
The genomic region above belongs to Priestia megaterium and contains:
- a CDS encoding Cof-type HAD-IIB family hydrolase — protein: MQTNEKKEFKLIALDMDGTLLNDQQEISEENRAAIAKAQEQGVHVVLSTGRSLLTCREYAQSLQLSSYLITVNGSEIWDESGQLVERKLIDASHIEKMWNLTQEHKLNFWAVTTDKVWRDEFPEDIASQEWLKFGYDIPDDALREEVLKQIAGISDFEISNSSLTNLEINALGINKAKGIMTVCERLGISMDEVIAMGDSLNDMAMIEAAGCGIAMGNAQEAVKEAADWVTDTNVNNGVAKAISHWVLK
- a CDS encoding peptidoglycan-binding protein; this translates as MSDLSLDKLLKKAENKLQNVHEIVQEKAYELIRQAYKESIFIVITEGFRSIEQQRKLYSQGRTTPGSIVTNAKGGYSYHNYGLAIDIALLDNNGEVDWTIDRRWNKAGEVGKRIGLEWGGDWKSLKDYPHFQYTFGLSLSELRSGKKPEKQTEKVSRVLIEYGDRGNQVQLIQRMLIHLGYSLFGGADGIFGSSTLKAVKAFQQALYLQVDGIVGPKTLEKLYGNFNKTMF
- a CDS encoding polysaccharide deacetylase family protein — its product is MIRRISILLLTLCFLFNGALPALCKAEQVKNIAVRDRLLYQGNNHLKQTALTFDDGPDPRFTPHVLDQLKKHGIKATFFLIGAKAHEHPELVKRMVAEGHAVGIHTYWHPNLLKESTEKFHWEIAKTQAIIKNITGFETQLFRPPYGNLTQEMISELPNENVYAINWSSDSLDWKQIPEAEITKNVFKNMHAGTIVLMHDGGHWTMDLSNTPKSLDTIIPRLKQEGYHFVTVPELLHIPYPKN